One part of the Pseudomonas sp. MYb118 genome encodes these proteins:
- a CDS encoding DUF4398 domain-containing protein, with translation MSIRPLFAALAVLALAGCAADPAPNEQFRLTEQALVQAKAVGASADEVPEMKLAEDKFSRAQGDMADQSYKHARMRAEQAELDARLAEAKVLTLKSEEQLKVLDTRITRLRKQVGDAQ, from the coding sequence GTGAGTATTCGACCTCTTTTCGCTGCCCTGGCCGTTCTGGCCCTGGCGGGGTGTGCAGCCGATCCGGCACCCAATGAACAGTTCCGCCTGACCGAGCAGGCACTGGTACAAGCCAAGGCCGTGGGCGCCAGCGCCGACGAAGTGCCGGAAATGAAACTGGCCGAAGACAAGTTCAGTCGCGCCCAGGGCGATATGGCCGATCAGTCCTACAAACATGCGCGCATGCGTGCGGAACAGGCTGAACTGGATGCACGCCTGGCCGAAGCCAAAGTGCTGACCCTCAAGAGCGAGGAGCAGTTGAAGGTGCTCGATACCCGCATTACCCGACTGCGCAAGCAAGTGGGGGACGCCCAATGA
- a CDS encoding DUF3309 family protein, whose translation MDMGTILIIILILLLVGGLPVFPHSRSWGYGPSGIIGVVLVVLLILLLLGKI comes from the coding sequence ATAGACATGGGCACAATCTTAATCATTATTCTGATCCTTCTGCTGGTAGGCGGTCTGCCGGTCTTCCCTCACTCCAGAAGTTGGGGTTATGGCCCGTCCGGTATCATTGGCGTGGTGTTGGTGGTGCTGCTGATCCTGCTATTGCTCGGCAAGATATGA
- a CDS encoding OmpA family protein: MNFKSKVVGALMIAGCVSLAGCAGQRSESALQDAGADFQKVKEDANVLRIAPKDVIRAGESLARADRLSSYWGSGSDVVHYAYLSRRYSEIAREHTNLVLNEERAAKLELERQRLQLALRESKLLSVQQQGKWLEEQIVALATTQTDRGLVMTLGDMLFDTGEAELKSSANRVVLKIVQFLQLNPKRVVRIEGYTDSTGGKQENLKLSRDRAQSVADVLMDLGIDDKRIQVEGYGDEYPVDVNASERGRAQNRRVEIVFSDEKGQLGAAR; this comes from the coding sequence ATGAACTTCAAGTCCAAGGTCGTCGGGGCCCTGATGATTGCCGGTTGCGTGAGCCTGGCTGGCTGCGCCGGCCAGCGTAGCGAGTCCGCCTTGCAGGACGCCGGCGCCGATTTCCAGAAGGTCAAGGAAGATGCCAACGTATTGCGCATCGCCCCCAAGGACGTGATTCGCGCCGGTGAGTCGCTGGCGCGCGCCGATCGGCTGTCCAGCTACTGGGGCAGTGGTTCGGACGTGGTGCATTACGCCTACCTGAGTCGCCGCTACAGCGAAATCGCCCGCGAGCACACCAACCTGGTGCTCAACGAGGAGCGCGCGGCAAAACTCGAACTGGAACGCCAGCGCCTGCAACTGGCCCTGCGCGAGTCCAAGTTGCTCAGCGTGCAGCAGCAGGGCAAGTGGCTCGAGGAACAGATTGTCGCGCTCGCCACCACCCAGACCGACCGTGGCCTGGTGATGACCCTGGGCGATATGCTGTTCGACACCGGTGAAGCGGAACTCAAAAGCTCTGCCAACCGCGTGGTGCTGAAAATCGTCCAGTTCCTGCAACTCAACCCCAAGCGCGTCGTGCGTATCGAGGGGTATACCGACAGTACCGGCGGCAAGCAGGAAAACCTCAAGCTGTCCCGTGACCGCGCACAGTCGGTGGCGGATGTGCTGATGGACCTGGGTATCGACGACAAACGCATTCAGGTCGAAGGTTATGGCGACGAATACCCGGTGGACGTGAACGCATCCGAACGCGGCCGTGCGCAGAACCGTCGGGTGGAAATCGTCTTCTCCGATGAAAAAGGCCAGCTCGGCGCCGCCCGCTGA
- a CDS encoding START domain-containing protein: MGSLHRMAVLGGLTLVLAATAAQAEDWKVAKNEDGIKVSLSEVPGSDYKSYQGVTLMKTTVAKLRALQDDVAGACTWIHECKLQKLLKHEGDQSWTYTQFNTPWPVTPRDSVLHVTTTEGADGSLTRKLEGVPKYIPEEKGFVRVAKVDGFWKFVPKGDQVEVTYQVHTEPGGSVPSMVANKFVVDAPFNTLKALKARAEK, from the coding sequence ATGGGTTCGCTGCATCGAATGGCTGTGCTGGGTGGGTTGACGCTGGTGCTGGCAGCCACTGCCGCACAGGCCGAAGACTGGAAGGTGGCCAAGAACGAGGACGGCATCAAGGTGTCCTTGAGCGAAGTGCCCGGCTCCGACTACAAGTCTTATCAGGGCGTCACCCTGATGAAGACCACCGTGGCCAAGTTGCGTGCCCTGCAGGATGACGTGGCTGGCGCCTGCACCTGGATTCACGAGTGCAAACTGCAAAAATTGCTCAAGCACGAAGGCGATCAGAGCTGGACCTACACCCAGTTCAATACCCCGTGGCCGGTGACCCCGCGTGATTCGGTGCTGCACGTCACCACCACCGAAGGCGCCGATGGCAGCCTGACGCGCAAACTCGAAGGCGTGCCCAAGTACATCCCCGAAGAAAAGGGCTTCGTGCGCGTGGCCAAGGTCGACGGCTTCTGGAAGTTCGTGCCCAAGGGCGATCAGGTCGAGGTGACCTATCAGGTGCACACCGAGCCAGGCGGCAGCGTGCCGTCGATGGTGGCCAACAAGTTCGTGGTGGATGCGCCGTTCAATACCTTGAAAGCGCTGAAGGCCAGGGCGGAGAAATAA
- a CDS encoding translation initiation factor 2, translating to MKSIFPSVCLSICLMVSLQVESAVAAAVQEKPTASTTSKKAAPVKKAAPVKKAAPAKKATPAGKTTAKVKKRPPIATKSKPASEIVKTPLPSANLDLSLPQDMVEELEPVGVVTAPKRAAVLPQMFGEKASPFQLNGRLISNEMQLQLRNEERREVDGAALEFEFKR from the coding sequence ATGAAATCAATTTTTCCCTCTGTCTGTCTGTCGATCTGCCTGATGGTTAGCCTGCAGGTGGAAAGCGCTGTGGCGGCTGCCGTCCAGGAAAAACCCACGGCGAGCACGACCTCGAAGAAGGCGGCACCCGTCAAGAAGGCAGCACCGGTCAAAAAAGCGGCCCCGGCCAAGAAAGCCACGCCCGCCGGGAAGACCACGGCCAAGGTGAAAAAACGCCCGCCCATCGCCACCAAGTCCAAACCCGCCAGTGAAATCGTGAAAACCCCGCTGCCATCGGCGAACCTGGACCTGAGCCTGCCCCAGGACATGGTCGAGGAGCTTGAACCCGTCGGCGTCGTAACCGCGCCCAAACGCGCAGCCGTGCTGCCGCAGATGTTTGGCGAAAAGGCTTCCCCCTTTCAGCTCAACGGGCGCCTGATCAGCAACGAAATGCAACTGCAACTGCGTAACGAAGAGCGCCGGGAAGTGGACGGCGCTGCGCTGGAATTCGAATTCAAGCGCTGA
- a CDS encoding PLP-dependent aminotransferase family protein yields the protein MTNLLLYQRIAQQLAEDIRRGVYQPGERVPSVRKMSSQLNVSHATVLQAYANLEDQGLIRARPQSGYYVHQTPALTAPTPDIARVERPGLVTRSSIIQQVLVESRREGVFPLGAAVPSVDYLPVRALHQQLAKVTRFHSPRAFSYMFSPGFEPLRRQVAIRMRDAGVVVDPSEVVITHGCVDALQMSLRVLTRPGDLIAAESPTYYGLLQLADLLGLKVIEIPSDPATGMSLEALQLAANQWSIKALVLTTRLGNPLGGTMPEERQKQLLRLASDFDIQVVEDDIYGELMFEQGRTKALKAYDRLDRVIYCSSFSKTLSPGVRIGWMIAGKYQQEIQRLQTFSTHSACSVTQMGIAAYLENGGYDRHLRFIRQEYRKNLSAFQLAVQQYFPEGTQMTRPTGGFILWVSLPGRVNTQELHVRALQQGISIAPGLIFSNTEQFNHCIRLNCGTPWNREAERALMTLGMLATQLCQETAAGF from the coding sequence ATGACTAACCTCCTGCTCTATCAACGTATTGCTCAACAACTGGCAGAAGACATCCGCCGCGGTGTCTATCAACCCGGTGAGCGCGTGCCTTCGGTGCGCAAGATGAGCTCGCAGCTCAACGTCAGCCATGCCACCGTGTTGCAGGCCTACGCCAATCTCGAGGATCAGGGGCTGATCCGCGCCCGGCCGCAGTCGGGTTATTACGTGCACCAGACACCCGCCCTGACGGCGCCGACGCCGGACATCGCCAGGGTTGAGCGCCCAGGCCTGGTCACTCGCAGCAGCATCATCCAGCAGGTATTGGTCGAATCCCGCCGTGAAGGGGTCTTTCCTCTGGGCGCGGCGGTGCCGAGCGTCGACTATCTGCCGGTGCGTGCGCTGCATCAGCAACTGGCCAAGGTCACCCGATTTCATAGCCCGCGGGCATTCAGCTACATGTTCAGCCCCGGTTTCGAACCCCTGCGCCGCCAGGTGGCGATTCGCATGCGCGATGCCGGCGTGGTGGTCGATCCCTCCGAAGTGGTGATCACCCACGGCTGTGTCGATGCCCTGCAGATGTCCTTGCGAGTGCTGACCCGGCCGGGCGACCTGATCGCCGCCGAGTCGCCGACTTACTACGGCTTGTTGCAACTGGCCGACCTGCTGGGCCTGAAAGTCATCGAGATCCCCAGCGATCCCGCCACCGGCATGAGCCTGGAAGCGCTGCAACTGGCGGCCAACCAGTGGTCGATCAAGGCGCTGGTGCTGACCACGCGCCTGGGCAATCCGCTGGGTGGCACCATGCCCGAAGAACGGCAGAAGCAACTGCTGCGCCTGGCCTCGGATTTCGATATCCAGGTGGTCGAGGACGATATCTACGGCGAGCTGATGTTCGAGCAGGGCCGCACCAAGGCGCTCAAGGCCTACGACCGGCTGGACCGGGTGATCTACTGTTCGAGCTTTTCCAAAACGCTGTCGCCGGGTGTGCGCATTGGCTGGATGATCGCCGGCAAGTACCAGCAGGAAATCCAGCGCTTGCAGACGTTCAGCACCCATTCGGCCTGCAGCGTCACGCAGATGGGCATTGCCGCCTATCTGGAAAATGGCGGTTACGACCGGCATCTGCGGTTCATCCGTCAGGAATACCGCAAGAACCTCAGCGCCTTCCAGCTCGCGGTCCAGCAGTACTTCCCTGAAGGCACGCAGATGACCCGGCCTACGGGCGGTTTCATTCTATGGGTGAGCCTGCCGGGCAGGGTCAACACCCAGGAACTGCACGTGCGAGCCTTGCAACAAGGCATCAGTATCGCGCCGGGGCTGATCTTCAGTAACACCGAGCAATTCAATCACTGCATCCGGCTCAACTGTGGCACGCCATGGAACCGCGAGGCCGAACGGGCCTTGATGACCCTGGGCATGCTGGCCACGCAGTTGTGCCAGGAGACGGCCGCAGGTTTTTGA
- a CDS encoding YkgJ family cysteine cluster protein, protein MKCREGCGACCIAPSISSPIPGMPNGKAAGERCAQLSVENLCNIFGQPERPAVCSGFKADVEVCGGSSEEAIRLLGWWEQMTAA, encoded by the coding sequence ATGAAATGCCGTGAAGGCTGTGGCGCCTGCTGCATTGCCCCTTCCATCAGTTCGCCGATTCCTGGTATGCCCAATGGCAAAGCCGCCGGAGAACGTTGCGCGCAGCTGTCTGTCGAAAACCTGTGCAATATTTTCGGTCAACCGGAACGTCCCGCCGTGTGTTCGGGCTTCAAGGCCGATGTCGAAGTCTGCGGCGGCAGCAGTGAAGAGGCGATCAGGCTGTTGGGCTGGTGGGAGCAAATGACGGCCGCGTGA
- a CDS encoding LTA synthase family protein, producing MAIPDALNQQRASSRLLQPTVKSHLAYTLLCALVMMIMFSLLRLALLVYNSEMILDTPASTFVEAFANGLRFDLRLVVYLSIPLVLALFSARAMAARGFFRLWLTVASSIALFLGLMEMDFYREFHQRLNGLVFQYVKEDPKTVMSMLWYGFPVVRYLLAWAVGTLILTLAFKGADRATRPRGPFSGGSIGARQVAPWYARIAVFVVCLLICVVAARGTLRQGPPLRWGDVYTTDSNFANQLGLNGTLSLIAAAKSRFSEDRDNIWKATIEQPVAQQTVRDMLLTPNDKLVDADTAAVRRNYSPNADKTLPIKNVVVILMESFAGHSVGALGRPGNITPYFDKLTKEGLLFDRFFSNGTHTHQGMFATMACFPNLPGFEYLMQTPEGSHKLSGLPQLLSARDYDDVYVYNGDFAWDNQSGFFSNQGMTNFIGRNDFVNPVFSDPTWGVSDQDMFNRGLEELKARDGKDKKPFYALLQTLSNHTPYALPTPLPVERVTDRGSLNEHLTAMRYSDWALGQFFEKARKEPYFNETLFVIVGDHGFGNEQQITEMDLGRFNVPMLLIGPGVQDKFGQVDHTVGTQIDIVPTIMGRIGGDVLHQCWGRDLLNLPEGDKGFGVIKPSGSDQTVALLTADRVLVLPKEMSPKLYRYELGTNPKGELIPASDDEAALRQKLESFIQTATKSLIDNTAGVVHGVPE from the coding sequence ATGGCAATCCCGGACGCCCTGAATCAGCAGCGAGCTTCTAGTCGCCTGCTGCAACCGACCGTCAAATCGCACCTGGCCTACACACTGCTGTGCGCCCTGGTCATGATGATCATGTTCAGCCTGCTGCGCCTGGCGCTGCTGGTCTATAACAGCGAGATGATCCTCGACACCCCGGCGTCGACCTTTGTCGAAGCGTTCGCCAACGGCCTGCGTTTCGACCTGCGCCTGGTGGTGTACCTCAGCATTCCGCTGGTGCTGGCCCTGTTCAGCGCGCGGGCCATGGCCGCGCGCGGGTTCTTCCGCCTCTGGCTGACCGTCGCGTCGAGCATCGCGTTGTTCCTCGGCCTGATGGAAATGGACTTCTATCGTGAGTTCCACCAGCGTCTCAACGGCCTGGTGTTCCAGTATGTGAAGGAAGACCCGAAAACCGTGATGAGCATGCTCTGGTACGGTTTCCCGGTGGTTCGCTACCTGCTGGCCTGGGCCGTGGGCACCTTGATCCTGACCCTGGCATTCAAGGGCGCCGACCGCGCGACCCGTCCGCGCGGCCCGTTCAGCGGCGGCAGCATCGGTGCGCGTCAGGTCGCCCCGTGGTATGCCCGTATCGCCGTGTTCGTGGTGTGCCTGCTGATCTGCGTGGTCGCGGCTCGCGGCACCCTGCGACAGGGCCCGCCGCTGCGCTGGGGTGACGTCTACACCACCGACTCGAACTTCGCCAACCAGTTGGGCCTCAACGGCACGCTGTCGCTGATCGCTGCTGCCAAGAGCCGCTTCTCGGAAGATCGCGACAACATCTGGAAAGCAACCATCGAGCAACCGGTGGCCCAGCAAACCGTGCGCGACATGCTGCTGACGCCGAACGACAAGCTGGTCGATGCCGACACCGCCGCCGTTCGCCGTAACTATTCGCCGAATGCCGACAAGACCCTGCCGATCAAGAACGTCGTGGTCATCCTGATGGAAAGCTTCGCCGGTCACTCGGTGGGCGCATTGGGTCGTCCGGGCAACATCACGCCGTACTTCGACAAGCTGACCAAAGAAGGCCTGTTGTTCGACCGCTTCTTCTCCAACGGCACGCACACCCACCAGGGTATGTTCGCCACCATGGCCTGCTTCCCGAACCTGCCCGGTTTCGAGTACCTGATGCAGACCCCGGAAGGCAGCCACAAGCTGTCCGGCCTGCCGCAACTGCTCAGTGCCCGTGACTACGACGACGTGTATGTCTACAACGGTGATTTTGCCTGGGACAACCAGTCGGGCTTCTTCAGCAACCAGGGCATGACCAACTTCATCGGGCGTAACGACTTCGTCAACCCGGTGTTCTCCGACCCGACCTGGGGCGTGTCCGACCAGGACATGTTCAACCGCGGCCTGGAAGAGTTGAAGGCCCGTGACGGCAAGGACAAGAAGCCGTTCTATGCCTTGCTGCAAACCCTGTCCAACCACACGCCGTATGCCTTGCCGACGCCGTTGCCGGTCGAGCGCGTGACCGACCGTGGCAGCCTCAACGAGCATTTGACCGCCATGCGTTACTCCGACTGGGCGCTGGGTCAGTTCTTCGAGAAGGCACGCAAGGAACCGTACTTCAACGAAACGCTGTTCGTGATCGTCGGCGACCATGGTTTCGGCAACGAACAGCAGATCACCGAAATGGACCTGGGCCGCTTCAACGTACCGATGCTGCTGATCGGGCCGGGCGTGCAGGACAAGTTCGGCCAGGTTGACCACACCGTGGGTACGCAGATCGACATCGTGCCGACCATCATGGGTCGTATCGGTGGCGACGTGCTCCATCAGTGCTGGGGCCGTGACTTGCTGAACCTGCCGGAAGGCGACAAGGGCTTCGGTGTGATCAAGCCGTCGGGCAGTGACCAGACCGTTGCCTTGCTCACCGCAGACCGTGTGCTGGTACTGCCCAAGGAAATGTCGCCCAAGCTGTATCGCTACGAACTGGGCACCAATCCCAAAGGTGAGTTGATCCCGGCGTCGGACGACGAGGCGGCCCTGCGGCAGAAACTCGAGTCGTTCATCCAGACGGCGACCAAGAGCCTGATCGACAACACCGCCGGTGTGGTTCACGGCGTGCCGGAGTAA
- a CDS encoding SDR family oxidoreductase yields the protein MQNRMMITGAGSGLGREIALRWAREGWRLALSDVSEPGLQETLKLVREAGGDGFIQRCDVRDYSQLTAFAQACEVKFGGIDIIVNNAGVASGGFFSELSLEDWDWQIAINLMGVVKGCKAFLPLLEQSKGKIINIASMAALMQGPAMSNYNVAKAGVVALSESLLVELAQQEIGVHVVCPSFFQTNLLDSFRGPTPAMKAQVGKLLESSPISAADIADYIHRQVAAGEFMILPHEQGRMAWAIKQKNPQLLYDEMTAMADKMRAKARQTNG from the coding sequence ATGCAAAATCGCATGATGATCACTGGCGCGGGCTCGGGCCTGGGTCGCGAAATCGCGCTGCGCTGGGCGCGTGAAGGCTGGCGACTGGCCTTGTCGGATGTCAGCGAACCCGGCTTGCAGGAAACCCTGAAACTCGTTCGCGAAGCTGGCGGCGACGGCTTCATCCAGCGCTGCGACGTACGCGATTACAGCCAACTGACCGCCTTTGCCCAGGCCTGTGAAGTGAAGTTCGGTGGCATCGACATCATCGTCAATAACGCCGGTGTCGCCTCCGGCGGCTTCTTCAGCGAATTGTCCCTGGAAGACTGGGACTGGCAGATCGCGATCAACCTCATGGGTGTGGTCAAGGGCTGCAAGGCCTTCCTGCCGCTGCTGGAGCAGAGCAAGGGCAAGATCATCAACATCGCCTCGATGGCCGCCTTGATGCAGGGCCCGGCCATGAGCAACTACAACGTGGCCAAGGCCGGTGTCGTAGCGTTGTCCGAGAGCCTGCTGGTGGAACTGGCGCAGCAGGAAATCGGCGTGCACGTGGTGTGCCCGTCCTTCTTCCAGACCAACCTGCTGGACTCGTTCCGTGGCCCGACGCCGGCGATGAAAGCCCAGGTCGGCAAGTTGCTGGAAAGCTCGCCCATCTCGGCCGCGGACATCGCCGATTACATCCACCGGCAAGTGGCGGCCGGCGAATTCATGATTCTGCCCCATGAACAGGGCCGCATGGCCTGGGCCATCAAGCAGAAAAACCCGCAACTGCTCTACGATGAGATGACTGCCATGGCCGACAAAATGCGCGCCAAGGCCAGACAAACCAACGGTTGA